From one Brachypodium distachyon strain Bd21 chromosome 4, Brachypodium_distachyon_v3.0, whole genome shotgun sequence genomic stretch:
- the LOC104584544 gene encoding uncharacterized protein LOC104584544, with protein MDRAIASRRDDTVDKANSIMLDAHDMITENPPIHHRLKTKLKNIMDNAKDIVANWSCGRADDVNLRTYHMPEVQSARPSEARSSRPSDVETGGRVDSTLLRTSSRTPIQRSMSGASRLQNVTPIQRSQSGASRLQNVQYGLQTTWEESPPQGTTGGTMAGSSYNAQFTAAGGTMAGSSYDHGHGYEAHFTTHGEEGWGWRTG; from the exons ATGGATCGTGCCATTGCGAGTCGTCGTGATGACACG GTTGACAAGGCCAACAGTATCATGCTCGATGCACATGATATGATTACAGAGAACCCACCAATACATCATCGCCTGAAgacaaaactaaaaaatattatggACAATGCAAAGGACATTGTTGCCAATTGGAGTTGTGGCCGTGCCGATGACGTCAACTTACGCACATACCACATGCCAGAAGTCCAGTCGGCACGACCGAGTGAGGCACGCTCTTCACGGCCCAGTGATGTGGAG ACTGGTGGACGAGTAGACTCAACGTTGTTGCGTACGTCGTCGAGGACTCCTATACAACGGTCTATGTCCGGCGCTTCAAGATTACAAAATGTTACTCCTATACAGCGGTCTCAGTCCGGTGCTTCACGATTACAAAATGTGCAG TATGGCCTACAAACGACATGGGAAGAGAGCCCGCCACAAGGGACTACTGGAGGGACCATGGCAGGGTCCTCGTACAAt GCCCAGTTCACTGCTGCCGGAGGGACCATGGCAGGATCCTCGTATGATCATGGCCATGGATATGAG GCCCATTTCACTACTCATGGTGAAGAAGGCTGGGGTTGGCGGACGGGCTGA
- the LOC104584987 gene encoding serine/threonine-protein phosphatase 7 long form homolog — MAELPPLLNGFYDEGHRCHGWIDHQDAMTEPPPTFRLRGYTKWDLDPRFVPRLAVSGLLSLAKMLSTRHSLMLDSSLLTTLVDRWRPETHTFHFRWGEMTPTLKDVSMITGLPLGGPPVVPQPESLTWREDLGQRLGIALPRKEGGKELRGVPRSWLNHFTNVPPGADDYIIRTHLIAYLLWLFGSVMFPSSSGDTIPPSYIGIAVEIADTDFHEIVAYSWVSAVLCHTYRGLCDGVQKKPTRKEPILCVCYILLQLWSWEHLPIGPPHIQNPVHPYEVADPRFEPATFGSRWTHAKLSWARKYAAKCYPLYHNEFEMLHDTEVIWDPFSQDDIVNVG, encoded by the coding sequence ATGGCAGAGTTGCCACCTTTGCTTAATGGGTTCTACGACGAGGGCCACCGTTGCCACGGGTGGATAGATCACCAGGACGCCATGACCGAGCCCCCTCCCACGTTCAGGCTGCGAGGCTATACAAAATGGGATCTCGATCCACGTTTTGTGCCTCGTCTAGCAGTCAGCGGCCTACTGTCGTTGGCTAAGATGTTATCTACGAGACACAGCCTTATGCTTGACAGTTCTCTGTTGACAACATTGGTTGACAGATGGAGACCGGAGACACACACCTTCCACTTCCGGTGGGGGGAGATGACCCCAACTCTGAAAGATGTGAGCATGATCACCGGTTTGCCACTCGGTGGTCCGCCGGTCGTGCCACAACCAGAAAGTCTCACCTGGCGTGAGGACCTGGGACAACGGTTAGGTATTGCACTCCCGAGAAAGGAAGGTGGTAAAGAACTCCGGGGGGTACCCAGGAGTTGGCTTAACCACTTTACAAATGTACCTCCCGGTGCAGACGATTACATTATACGTACACACCTGATTGCAtacttgttgtggttgttTGGTTCGGTTATGTTCCCGTCGTCATCCGGTGATACAATCCCCCCTAGTTATATAGGCATTGCTGTTGAAATAGCGGACACTGATTTTCATGAAATTGTAGCTTATAGCTGGGTATCTGCGGTGCTTTGTCACACATACAGGGGTTTGTGTGACGGCGTTCAGAAAAAGCCAACGAGAAAAGAACCGATACTCTGTGTGTGCTACATACTTCTACAGTTGTGGTCGTGGGAGCATCTCCCGATCGGACCACCGCACATACAAAATCCAGTCCACCCATACGAGGTGGCTGACCCGCGTTTTGAACCAGCAACCTTTGGAAGCCGGTGGACACATGCAAAATTAAGTTGGGCTAGAAAGTATGCAGCAAAGTGTTATCCTCTATACCACAATGAATTTGAGATGTTGCATGACACCGAGGTGATATGGGACCCGTTCAGTCAGGACGACATAGTCAATGTAGGTTGA
- the LOC104584988 gene encoding protein FAR1-RELATED SEQUENCE 6-like, whose amino-acid sequence MVYVQFDDDDEARCSMDLGSMQLAIAGTEMEGISIDEGPLLPTPDAGPYWSMVVDLNDHMDGLPDELDSGDEAIDSSSDESDEDVEDGSSHRAEVPPMDVEAVRAEDTSLRGFGSEVLEVRQHFPDKKAAKHAIQGYGITIGREYRVLRSNAEIFKVSCIHKESGCPTRIVARQPRGIMMPFVVTKMVPHTCEQSGVLPHHRNVTASYVVEAISSTVVDKIGVSVKSLIKAAADRIGYPVSYNKARRAKEEVLTRMFGSYEDAYNYVPRMLHQICETNPGTYISRQEHLVPNGPEGHYILDRVFWAFSQTIQAFSYCRPVLSIDGTFLTGKYTGTLLVAVAADANDQLLLIAYAIVENESTESWLWFLKCLKDVVVRDRAGVCIISDRNAGLLSALHQMKYSVPLEHRWPDITTRWCMRHWAANFYSRFKNKDYMKIFKKMCMQNQTRKFDAIFAALNAEMTRNGGDAPPEGQGEGARGGPGI is encoded by the coding sequence ATGGTTTATGTGCAGttcgacgacgatgatgaggCTAGGTGCAGTATGGATCTTGGCTCCATGCAGTTAGCTATTGCTGGTACTGAGATGGAGGGAATTTCTATTGATGAAGGTCCACTTCTCCCAACTCCAGATGCCGGTCCATATTGGTCCATGGTCGTTGATCTGAATGATCACATGGACGGACTGCCTGATGAGCTAGATTCTGGTGATGAGGCAATTGATTCCTCGTCAGATGAGAGCGATGAAGATGTAGAAGATGGTTCGTCTCACAGGGCAGAGGTGCCACCAATGGATGTTGAGGCTGTCCGGGCAGAGGATACGTCTCTGCGTGGCTTCGGTTCGGAAGTTCTTGAGGTTCGGCAACATTTTCCTGACAAGAAAGCAGCCAAACATGCAATCCAGGGGTATGGCATCACTATAGGCCGGGAGTACAGAGTGTTGAGGTCCAATGCAGAAATATTCAAGGTATCATGCATCCACAAGGAGTCAGGTTGCCCTACAAGAATTGTTGCTCGACAGCCACGGGGGATTATGATGCCATTCGTTGTGACGAAGATGGTACCACACACATGTGAGCAATCTGGTGtgctgccacaccaccgcaaCGTCACTGCATCATATGTGGTTGAAGCCATCTCTTCCACCGTCGTTGACAAGATTGGGGTCAGCGTTAAGTCATTGATAAAGGCTGCTGCCGATCGCATTGGCTACCCAGTGAGTTACAACAAGGCCAGGCGTGCTAAGGAGGAGGTACTGACGAGGATGTTTGGCAGTTATGAGGATGCCTATAACTATGTCCCCAGAATGCTTCATCAGATTTGTGAAACTAACCCGGGGACATACATATCCAGGCAAGAGCATCTAGTGCCAAATGGACCGGAGGGTCATTACATCCTTGATCGTGTATTCTGGGCATTCAGCCAGACTATTCAGGCTTTCTCGTATTGTCGACCGGTGTTATCTATTGATGGTACCTTCCTCACTGGAAAGTACACTGGTACTCTGTTGGTGGCGGTTGCAGCGGATGCGAATGACCAGCTCCTACTTATTGCATATGCCATCGTCGAGAACGAGAGCACAGAAAGCTGGTTGTGGTTCTTGAAATGCTTGAAAGATGTTGTTGTCAGAGACAGGGCCGGAGTTTGCATCATTTCTGATCGCAATGCGGGGCTGCTGAGCGCACTTCACCAGATGAAGTACTCGGTGCCACTGGAGCATAGGTGGCCTGATATTACAACCAGatggtgcatgcggcattgGGCCGCAAATTTTTACTCCCGATTCAAGAACAAGGATTATATGAAGATTTTCAAGAAGATGTGCATGCAAAACCAAACGCGTAAGTTTGATGCCATCTTTGCGGCATTGAACGCAGAAATGACCCGCAATGGTGGTGATGCACCTCCAGAAGGGCAAGGTGAGGGGGCCAGAGGAGGGCCAGGAATCTAG